The DNA segment TGCGGATACTCGGGCATGTGCGTGCGCTCGCCGGTGTACTCCGGCGTCGAGCGCACGTCGACCAGGGGCTTTCCCGCGTCCACGTGCCCACGCACCTCGTGCATGAAGGCGCGGATGCGCGCGTCGCTCCGTTCCGGGGCGACGTAGCGCGTCTCGCGGAAGGACGGCACGACCGTCGTCATCTCTCGCCCCTCCAGCTCCCACTTGGTGCGCCCGCCGTCGAGCAGGCGGGCGTTGCCGAAGCCGAAGAGCTGGAAGACCCAGAACGCGTAACACGCCCACCAGTTGTTCTTGTCGCCGTAGAAGACCACCGTCGTCGAGTCGTCGATCCCCTTGGCGCGCAGCAACGCCTGGAACGCATCGCGCGACACGTAGTCTCGTACGACGGCGTCGTTGAGGTCGGAATGCCAGTCGACCTTCTGCGCGTTCGGGAGGTGTCCCATCTCGTACAACAGCACGTCCTCATCGCTCTCGATGATACGGAGCGTGGGGTCGTGCAGGTGCTCGGCGAGCCACTCGGTGCTGACCAGCGCCTCGGGGTGCGCGTAGCCCTTGGCCTGGATGGAAGGCGAAATCGGAATCGACGTCATGGCGGGTCCTGGGTCAGTCACGAATCAATGCCGGCAATCTACAGTCCGTTCCGTCCCGTCGGGCGGGGGCATAGCTTCCGGCGCATGGGACAGTACAAA comes from the Gemmatimonadota bacterium genome and includes:
- a CDS encoding sulfurtransferase, producing MTSIPISPSIQAKGYAHPEALVSTEWLAEHLHDPTLRIIESDEDVLLYEMGHLPNAQKVDWHSDLNDAVVRDYVSRDAFQALLRAKGIDDSTTVVFYGDKNNWWACYAFWVFQLFGFGNARLLDGGRTKWELEGREMTTVVPSFRETRYVAPERSDARIRAFMHEVRGHVDAGKPLVDVRSTPEYTGERTHMPEYPQEGTLRGGHIPGARSVPWARAANADGSFKSAHDLRAIYEEEQGLRPSDDVVAYCRIGERSSHTWFVLTYLLGYQSVRNYDGSWTEWGNAVRAPIRMGGQP